The following are encoded in a window of Kitasatospora fiedleri genomic DNA:
- a CDS encoding multifunctional oxoglutarate decarboxylase/oxoglutarate dehydrogenase thiamine pyrophosphate-binding subunit/dihydrolipoyllysine-residue succinyltransferase subunit codes for MSPHQETPSSASSTGFGPNEWLVDEIYQQYLQDPASVDRAWWDFFADYKPGTEVTPVTQAATPVGAQPTPVAAPVAAAPAAPAAPAPVAPAPAQPVAAPAPLPAAPAAPPAPKAAAPAAAAPAKAAAEGPELVQLRGPAKAVASNMDASLEVPTATSVRAVPAKLLIDNRIVINNHLQRARGGKVSFTHLIGYALVQAVKANPGMNHSYKVEDGKSYLVKPEHVNLGLAIDLVKPNGDRQLVVAAIKKAETLDFFGFWQAYEDIVRRARANKLTMDDFTGVTISLTNPGGIGTVHSVPRLMQNQGTIVGVGAMEYPAEFQGSSQETLARLGISKTMTLTSTYDHRVIQGAASGEFLRSIHQLLLGANNFYDEVFESLRIPYEPVRWATDVATTHDDEVNKTARVIELIHSYRVRGHLMADTDPLEYMQRKHPDLDVVSHGLTLWDLEREFAVGGFGGQKMMKLRDILGLLRNTYCRTVGIEYMHIQDPAQRTWLQERLEKPYTKPEREEQLRILRRLNSAEAFETFLQTKYVGQKRFSLEGGESLIPLLDATIDAAAEHRLDEAVIGMAHRGRLNVLANIVGKPFGKIFGEFEGNLDPKSMHGSGDVKYHLGSEGTFTGLDGETIKVSLAANPSHLETVDPVVEGIARAKQDILDFGGTTFPVLPIQIHGDAAFAGQGVVAETLNMSQLRGYRTGGTVHIVVNNQVGFTAAPASSRSSMYCTDVARMIEAPIFHVNGDDPEAVVRVARLAFEFRQQFHKDVVIDLICYRRRGHNEADNPSFTQPLMYDLIDKKRSVRKLYTEALIGRGDITMEEAEQALQDFQGQLEKVFAEVREAVAAPAQAEAGRPVADFPVSIQTGISAEMVKRIAASQVNLPDWLTVHPRLLPQLQRRAASVEDNTIDWATGEALAIGSLLMEGHPVRLAGQDSRRGTFGQRHAVLIDRNTGEDYTPLMYLTEDQARFTVYDSLLSEYAAMGFEYGYSLTRPNALVMWEAQFGDFVNGAQTMVDEYIASAEQKWGQHSGVTLLLPHGMEGQGPDHSSARPERFLQLCAQDNMTVAMPTLPSNYFHLLRWQAHNPHHKPLIVFTPKSMLRLKAAASATSEFLSGSFRPVIGDSTVDPAQVRKVVITSGKFYYDLEAARTARGTTDTAIVRVERLYPLPVAELQEELSRYGEDVQFVWAQEEPANQGAWPFIAMNLVDHLQVVVGRSGGNARLRRVARTASSAPAVGSAKRHAAEQQALIEEVFSL; via the coding sequence GTGTCGCCACACCAAGAAACCCCCAGCTCGGCAAGCTCCACTGGCTTCGGCCCCAATGAGTGGCTCGTCGACGAGATCTACCAGCAGTACCTCCAGGACCCGGCCTCGGTCGACCGTGCCTGGTGGGACTTTTTCGCCGACTACAAGCCCGGTACCGAGGTGACTCCAGTGACCCAGGCCGCAACTCCGGTCGGCGCCCAGCCGACCCCCGTTGCCGCTCCCGTTGCCGCAGCTCCGGCCGCGCCCGCCGCCCCCGCGCCCGTCGCGCCGGCGCCCGCGCAGCCGGTGGCCGCTCCCGCGCCGCTCCCGGCCGCCCCCGCCGCGCCGCCCGCGCCGAAGGCGGCCGCCCCGGCCGCCGCCGCGCCCGCGAAGGCCGCCGCGGAGGGTCCCGAGCTGGTCCAGCTGCGCGGCCCGGCCAAGGCCGTGGCGTCCAACATGGACGCCTCGCTGGAGGTTCCGACCGCCACCTCGGTGCGCGCCGTGCCGGCGAAGCTGCTGATCGACAACCGCATCGTCATCAACAACCACCTGCAGCGGGCCCGCGGCGGCAAGGTGTCCTTCACCCACCTGATCGGCTACGCGCTGGTCCAGGCCGTGAAGGCCAACCCCGGCATGAACCACAGCTACAAGGTGGAGGACGGCAAGTCCTACCTGGTGAAGCCCGAGCACGTGAACCTGGGCCTCGCCATCGACCTGGTCAAGCCGAACGGCGACCGCCAGCTGGTCGTCGCGGCCATCAAGAAGGCCGAGACGCTCGACTTCTTCGGCTTCTGGCAGGCCTACGAGGACATCGTCCGCCGGGCCCGCGCCAACAAGCTGACCATGGACGACTTCACCGGCGTCACGATCTCGCTGACCAACCCCGGCGGCATCGGCACCGTGCACTCGGTGCCGCGCCTGATGCAGAACCAGGGCACCATCGTCGGCGTCGGCGCCATGGAGTACCCGGCCGAGTTCCAGGGCTCCTCCCAGGAGACGCTGGCCCGCCTGGGCATCTCCAAGACCATGACCCTGACCTCGACCTACGACCACCGGGTCATCCAGGGCGCGGCCTCGGGCGAGTTCCTGCGCTCGATCCACCAGCTGCTGCTGGGCGCGAACAACTTCTACGACGAGGTGTTCGAGTCCCTGCGCATCCCGTACGAGCCGGTGCGCTGGGCCACCGACGTGGCCACCACCCACGACGACGAGGTCAACAAGACCGCCCGGGTCATCGAGCTGATCCACTCCTACCGGGTCCGCGGCCACCTGATGGCCGACACCGACCCGCTGGAGTACATGCAGCGCAAGCACCCCGACCTGGACGTCGTCTCGCACGGCCTCACCCTGTGGGACCTGGAGCGCGAGTTCGCGGTCGGCGGCTTCGGCGGCCAGAAGATGATGAAGCTCCGCGACATCCTCGGCCTGCTGCGCAACACCTACTGCCGCACCGTCGGCATCGAGTACATGCACATCCAGGACCCGGCGCAGCGCACCTGGCTGCAGGAGCGCCTGGAGAAGCCGTACACCAAGCCGGAGCGCGAGGAGCAGCTGCGCATCCTGCGCCGGCTGAACTCGGCCGAGGCGTTCGAGACCTTCCTGCAGACCAAGTACGTCGGGCAGAAGCGCTTCTCGCTGGAGGGCGGCGAGTCGCTCATCCCGCTGCTGGACGCCACCATCGACGCCGCCGCCGAGCACCGCCTCGACGAGGCCGTCATCGGCATGGCCCACCGCGGCCGGCTGAACGTGCTGGCGAACATCGTCGGCAAGCCGTTCGGCAAGATCTTCGGCGAGTTCGAGGGCAACCTCGACCCGAAGTCGATGCACGGCTCCGGCGACGTGAAGTACCACCTGGGCTCCGAGGGCACCTTCACCGGCCTGGACGGCGAGACCATCAAGGTGTCGCTGGCCGCCAACCCCTCGCACCTGGAGACCGTCGACCCGGTCGTCGAGGGCATCGCCCGCGCCAAGCAGGACATCCTGGACTTCGGCGGCACCACCTTCCCGGTGCTGCCGATCCAGATCCACGGCGACGCGGCCTTCGCGGGCCAGGGCGTGGTCGCGGAGACCCTGAACATGTCGCAGCTGCGCGGCTACCGCACCGGCGGCACCGTGCACATCGTGGTCAACAACCAGGTCGGCTTCACCGCCGCCCCGGCCTCCTCGCGCTCCTCGATGTACTGCACCGACGTGGCCCGGATGATCGAGGCGCCGATCTTCCACGTGAACGGCGACGACCCGGAGGCCGTGGTCCGCGTCGCGCGGCTGGCCTTCGAGTTCCGCCAGCAGTTCCACAAGGACGTCGTGATCGACCTCATCTGCTACCGCCGCCGCGGTCACAACGAGGCCGACAACCCGTCGTTCACCCAGCCGCTGATGTACGACCTGATCGACAAGAAGCGCTCGGTGCGCAAGCTCTACACCGAGGCGCTGATCGGTCGCGGCGACATCACCATGGAAGAGGCCGAGCAGGCGCTCCAGGACTTCCAGGGCCAGCTGGAGAAGGTGTTCGCCGAGGTCCGCGAGGCCGTCGCCGCCCCGGCCCAGGCCGAGGCCGGCCGCCCGGTCGCGGACTTCCCGGTCTCCATCCAGACCGGCATCTCCGCCGAGATGGTCAAGCGGATCGCCGCCTCGCAGGTCAACCTGCCGGACTGGCTGACCGTGCACCCGCGCCTGCTGCCGCAGCTGCAGCGCCGCGCCGCCTCGGTCGAGGACAACACCATCGACTGGGCCACCGGCGAGGCGCTCGCCATCGGCTCGCTGCTGATGGAGGGCCACCCGGTCCGGCTGGCCGGCCAGGACTCCCGCCGCGGCACCTTCGGCCAGCGCCACGCGGTGCTGATCGACCGGAACACCGGCGAGGACTACACCCCGCTGATGTACCTGACCGAGGACCAGGCCCGGTTCACCGTCTACGACTCGCTGCTCAGCGAGTACGCGGCGATGGGCTTCGAGTACGGCTACTCGCTGACCCGCCCGAACGCGCTGGTCATGTGGGAGGCGCAGTTCGGCGACTTCGTCAACGGCGCGCAGACCATGGTCGACGAGTACATCGCGTCGGCCGAGCAGAAGTGGGGCCAGCACTCCGGCGTCACCCTGCTGCTGCCGCACGGCATGGAGGGCCAGGGCCCGGACCACTCGTCCGCCCGCCCGGAGCGCTTCCTCCAGCTGTGCGCGCAGGACAACATGACGGTCGCCATGCCGACCCTGCCGTCGAACTACTTCCACCTGCTGCGCTGGCAGGCGCACAACCCGCACCACAAGCCGCTCATCGTCTTCACCCCGAAGTCGATGCTGCGCCTGAAGGCCGCGGCGTCCGCCACCTCCGAGTTCCTGAGCGGCTCGTTCCGCCCGGTGATCGGGGACAGCACGGTCGACCCGGCGCAGGTCCGCAAGGTGGTCATCACCTCCGGCAAGTTCTACTACGACCTGGAGGCGGCCCGGACCGCGCGCGGCACCACCGACACCGCGATCGTCCGGGTCGAGCGCCTGTACCCGCTGCCGGTGGCCGAGCTCCAGGAGGAGCTGAGCCGCTACGGCGAGGACGTCCAGTTCGTCTGGGCGCAGGAGGAGCCGGCCAACCAGGGTGCCTGGCCGTTCATCGCGATGAACCTGGTCGACCACCTGCAGGTCGTGGTCGGCCGCTCCGGTGGCAACGCCCGGCTGCGCCGGGTCGCCCGCACGGCCTCCTCGGCCCCCGCGGTCGGCTCCGCCAAGCGGCACGCCGCCGAGCAGCAGGCGCTGATCGAAGAGGTGTTCTCGCTCTGA
- a CDS encoding HAMP domain-containing sensor histidine kinase, protein MTFPQQRNGEAEPASPRPRPSLAARAAHRVWADIRPFDPVRSIKGKLAMLVVVSVVLATGMVVVAIRSETQIRLIMIFSLIASLLFMQFLANGLTAPLRDMTAAARSMAEGDYSARVEVSSRDEIGELADTFNRMAGDLEAADRHRRELIANVSHELRTPIAALRGLLENVVDGVVKPDPKNLGTALEQTERLGRLVTHLLDLSKLDDGVVPLDSRPFRVGPFLDGVLRGVTVDGATAGGAYARREDVRLALDVQPADLAAVADAERLHQVVANLVDNACKHSPAGGTVTVRARAAEGGGLLLEVEDQGPGIPAADRERVFERFGRSGSPTALGPGSDGGTGLGLAIARWAVDLHGGRIRVAEAAAGCRIEVTLPGEAPVPA, encoded by the coding sequence ATGACCTTTCCGCAGCAACGCAACGGGGAAGCCGAACCGGCTTCCCCCCGGCCCCGGCCCTCGCTCGCGGCGCGCGCCGCGCACCGGGTGTGGGCCGACATCCGCCCGTTCGACCCGGTCCGGTCGATCAAGGGCAAGCTGGCCATGCTGGTGGTCGTCTCGGTGGTGCTGGCCACCGGGATGGTGGTGGTGGCGATCCGCTCGGAGACCCAGATCCGGCTGATCATGATCTTCTCGCTGATCGCCTCGCTGCTGTTCATGCAGTTCCTGGCGAACGGCCTGACGGCGCCGCTGCGCGACATGACGGCGGCGGCGCGGTCGATGGCGGAGGGCGACTACAGCGCCCGGGTCGAGGTGTCCTCGCGGGACGAGATCGGCGAGCTGGCCGACACCTTCAACCGGATGGCGGGCGACCTGGAGGCCGCCGACCGGCACCGCCGCGAGCTGATCGCCAACGTCTCGCACGAGCTGCGCACGCCGATCGCGGCGCTGCGCGGCCTGCTGGAGAACGTGGTGGACGGCGTGGTGAAGCCGGACCCGAAGAACCTGGGCACCGCGCTGGAGCAGACCGAGCGGCTGGGCCGGCTGGTCACCCACCTGCTGGACCTGTCGAAGCTGGACGACGGCGTGGTCCCGCTGGACTCCCGCCCGTTCCGGGTCGGCCCGTTCCTGGACGGGGTGCTGCGCGGGGTGACGGTGGACGGCGCGACGGCGGGCGGCGCGTACGCCCGGCGCGAGGACGTCCGGCTGGCGCTGGACGTGCAGCCGGCCGACCTGGCGGCGGTGGCGGACGCGGAGCGGCTGCACCAGGTGGTGGCCAACCTGGTGGACAACGCCTGCAAGCACTCGCCGGCCGGCGGCACCGTGACGGTGCGGGCCCGGGCGGCGGAGGGCGGCGGGCTGCTGCTGGAGGTCGAGGACCAGGGCCCGGGCATCCCGGCGGCGGACCGCGAGCGGGTCTTCGAGCGGTTCGGCCGCAGCGGTTCGCCGACCGCGCTGGGGCCGGGCAGCGACGGCGGGACGGGCCTGGGACTGGCGATCGCGCGCTGGGCGGTGGACCTGCACGGCGGCCGGATTCGGGTGGCGGAGGCGGCCGCGGGCTGCCGGATCGAGGTCACCCTCCCGGGTGAGGCGCCGGTCCCGGCCTGA
- a CDS encoding response regulator transcription factor yields MTEIQQETISSGPVGTQRRVLVVEDEPTIAESIAARLGAEGFKVAVAHDGPGAVDGFHTWQPDLVVLDIMLPGFDGLEVCRRIQAQRPVPVLMLTARDDETDLLVGLGVGADDYMTKPFSMRELAARVNVLLRRVERAQQAARTPALGSLRFGELEIDHVQRRVRLGSGDVHLTPTEFDLLACLAAQPRAVLTREQLLAEVWDWTDASGTRTVDSHVKALRRKIGASWIRTVHGVGYALEAPLS; encoded by the coding sequence GTGACAGAGATCCAGCAAGAGACGATCAGCAGTGGGCCGGTGGGCACCCAGCGACGGGTGCTCGTCGTGGAGGACGAGCCCACCATCGCCGAATCGATCGCGGCCCGGCTGGGAGCAGAGGGCTTCAAGGTGGCGGTGGCCCACGACGGGCCGGGCGCGGTGGACGGGTTCCACACCTGGCAGCCGGACCTGGTGGTGCTCGACATCATGCTGCCGGGCTTCGACGGCCTGGAGGTGTGCCGCCGGATTCAGGCGCAGCGCCCGGTGCCGGTGCTGATGCTGACCGCGCGGGACGACGAGACGGACCTGCTGGTGGGCCTGGGCGTCGGCGCGGACGACTACATGACCAAGCCGTTCTCGATGCGCGAGCTGGCGGCCCGGGTGAACGTGCTGCTGCGCCGGGTGGAGCGCGCCCAGCAGGCGGCCCGCACCCCCGCGCTGGGGTCGCTGCGGTTCGGCGAGCTGGAGATCGACCACGTGCAGCGCCGGGTCCGGCTGGGCTCGGGCGACGTGCACCTGACGCCGACCGAGTTCGACCTGCTGGCCTGCCTGGCGGCGCAGCCGCGCGCGGTGCTGACCCGCGAGCAGCTGCTGGCCGAGGTGTGGGACTGGACCGACGCGTCCGGCACCCGCACGGTGGACAGCCACGTGAAGGCGCTGCGCCGGAAGATCGGCGCGAGCTGGATCCGCACGGTGCACGGCGTGGGGTACGCGCTGGAGGCCCCGCTGTCCTGA
- a CDS encoding rhomboid-like protein — MTSAELRRRLIRPGLRAVPTPRANPFALGYLALLLGTTLYARLGDPETVHRLQSLSSTDAHNLLVHPALSLVGSGLWVAGPVWMPYFWAFALTVAPLERRVGGLRALGVFGAGHVAATLLSQAVVVAAVATGRAEKELLDAMDIGVSYGVLASLGALAGLLGPVGRRTALGAGVALVGHQLVTDPDLVTSVGHPAALAVGVSLWPLLRGRGPRPPWRVRRAPAWQVRPRPETASAEG; from the coding sequence ATGACCAGCGCGGAACTGCGTCGACGACTGATCCGCCCCGGGCTGCGGGCCGTGCCCACCCCGCGGGCCAACCCGTTCGCACTCGGTTACCTCGCGCTGCTGCTCGGCACCACCCTGTACGCGCGCCTGGGCGACCCGGAGACCGTGCACCGGCTCCAGTCCCTCTCCTCCACCGACGCGCACAACCTGCTCGTCCACCCCGCCCTCTCCCTGGTCGGCAGCGGCCTGTGGGTCGCCGGACCGGTCTGGATGCCGTACTTCTGGGCCTTCGCCCTCACCGTCGCACCCTTGGAACGACGCGTCGGCGGCCTTCGTGCCCTCGGCGTCTTCGGCGCCGGCCACGTCGCCGCGACGCTGCTCTCGCAGGCCGTCGTGGTCGCCGCGGTGGCGACCGGCCGGGCCGAGAAGGAGCTGCTCGACGCGATGGACATCGGCGTCTCGTACGGCGTCCTCGCCTCGCTGGGCGCGCTCGCCGGGCTGCTCGGCCCGGTGGGGCGGCGGACCGCGCTGGGCGCGGGCGTCGCGCTGGTCGGCCACCAGCTGGTGACCGACCCCGACCTGGTCACCTCGGTCGGCCACCCGGCGGCCCTGGCGGTGGGCGTCTCGCTCTGGCCGCTGCTGCGCGGCCGCGGGCCCCGGCCGCCGTGGCGGGTGCGGCGGGCGCCGGCCTGGCAGGTCCGGCCCCGCCCGGAGACCGCGTCCGCCGAGGGCTGA
- the lon gene encoding endopeptidase La: MASTSVPLTLPVLPLDDEVVLPGMVVPLELSNPEVRAAVEAARAGSAGGKPQVLLVPRLDGSYAAVGALATVEQVGRLADGDPAALVRAVRRVRIGAGTTGPGAALWVETTPFKESDQGLPVAGRAAELVKEYKALSTQWLRRRGAWQIVDRVAAIEDVGELADHIGYAPFATAEQKLKVLLEADRPARLEYALSLLREHLAEEEVNDTIRKDVEEGVAKQQKEFLLRRQLEAVRKELAELNGEADSEEDDYRARVEAAALPEKVREAALKEVDKLERSSDQSPEGSWIRTWLDTVLELPWNERSEDAYDIAGARAVLDADHTGLADVKDRIVEYLAVRKRRADQGLGQIGGRRGGAVLALVGPPGVGKTSLGESVAKAMGRSFVRVALGGVRDEAEIRGHRRTYVGSIPGRIVRAVKEAGTMNPVVLLDEIDKVGSDYRGDPAAALLEVLDPAQNHTFRDHYLEVELDLSDVVFLATANVLEAIPEPLLDRMDLVRLDGYTEDEKVAIARDHLLPRQLAKAGLGEAELTVDERALRRLAAEYTREAGVRNLERAIARILRKVAAQVELGERELPAAVGPDDLRALLGRPHHVPESAQEPAERRTAVPGVATGLAVTGAGGDVLYIEASLADAETGSTGLTLTGQLGDVMKESAHIALSYLRSRGAELELPVTGLRERGIHLHVPAGAVPKDGPSAGITMTTALASLLSGRKVRTDVAMTGEVSLTGRVLPIGGVKQKLLAADRSGITTVIIPKRNEADLDDVPAEVLERLTVHPVSDVREVLRLALEPAEVLVAAA, translated from the coding sequence ATGGCATCGACGTCCGTTCCACTCACCCTGCCCGTGCTGCCGCTCGACGACGAGGTAGTGCTTCCCGGCATGGTGGTTCCGTTGGAGCTCTCGAATCCCGAGGTGCGGGCCGCCGTGGAGGCGGCGCGCGCCGGGAGCGCCGGGGGCAAGCCGCAGGTGCTGCTGGTGCCGCGGCTGGACGGGTCGTACGCGGCGGTGGGCGCGCTGGCGACGGTCGAGCAGGTCGGGCGGCTGGCGGACGGCGACCCGGCGGCGCTGGTGCGGGCCGTGCGCCGGGTGCGGATCGGCGCCGGGACGACCGGGCCCGGGGCCGCGCTCTGGGTGGAGACCACGCCGTTCAAGGAGTCGGACCAGGGGCTGCCGGTGGCGGGGCGGGCGGCCGAGCTGGTCAAGGAGTACAAGGCGCTGTCGACGCAGTGGCTGCGCCGCCGCGGCGCCTGGCAGATCGTCGACCGGGTGGCCGCGATCGAGGACGTCGGCGAGCTGGCCGACCACATCGGCTACGCGCCGTTCGCGACCGCCGAGCAGAAGCTCAAGGTGCTGCTGGAGGCGGACCGCCCGGCCCGGCTGGAGTACGCGCTGAGCCTGCTGCGCGAGCACCTCGCGGAGGAGGAGGTCAACGACACCATCCGCAAGGACGTCGAGGAGGGCGTGGCCAAGCAGCAGAAGGAGTTCCTGCTGCGGCGCCAGCTGGAGGCGGTCCGCAAGGAGCTGGCCGAGCTGAACGGCGAGGCGGACTCCGAGGAGGACGACTACCGGGCCCGGGTCGAGGCCGCCGCGCTGCCCGAGAAGGTCCGGGAGGCCGCGCTCAAGGAGGTCGACAAGCTGGAGCGGTCCAGCGACCAGTCGCCCGAGGGCTCCTGGATCCGCACCTGGCTGGACACCGTGCTCGAACTGCCGTGGAACGAGCGCTCCGAGGACGCGTACGACATCGCCGGGGCCCGCGCCGTGCTGGACGCGGACCACACCGGCCTGGCGGACGTGAAGGACCGGATCGTCGAGTACCTGGCCGTCCGCAAGCGCCGGGCGGACCAGGGCCTGGGCCAGATCGGCGGACGCCGGGGAGGGGCGGTGCTGGCGCTGGTCGGGCCGCCCGGGGTCGGCAAGACCTCGCTGGGCGAGTCGGTGGCGAAGGCGATGGGGCGGTCCTTCGTCCGGGTCGCGCTCGGCGGCGTGCGCGACGAGGCGGAGATCCGCGGCCACCGCCGGACGTACGTGGGCTCGATCCCCGGCCGGATCGTCCGGGCGGTCAAGGAGGCCGGGACGATGAACCCGGTGGTGCTGCTGGACGAGATCGACAAGGTCGGCTCGGACTACCGGGGCGACCCGGCGGCGGCCCTGCTGGAGGTCCTGGACCCGGCGCAGAACCACACCTTCCGGGACCACTACCTGGAGGTCGAGCTCGACCTCTCCGACGTGGTGTTCCTGGCCACCGCGAACGTGCTGGAGGCCATCCCCGAGCCGCTGCTGGACCGGATGGACCTGGTCCGCCTCGACGGCTACACCGAGGACGAGAAGGTCGCCATCGCCCGCGACCACCTGCTGCCGCGCCAGCTGGCCAAGGCGGGCCTGGGCGAGGCCGAGCTGACGGTCGACGAGCGGGCGCTGCGCAGGCTGGCCGCCGAGTACACCCGGGAGGCGGGCGTCCGGAACCTGGAGCGGGCGATCGCGCGCATCCTGCGCAAGGTCGCCGCACAGGTCGAGCTGGGCGAGCGCGAGCTGCCCGCCGCGGTCGGCCCGGACGACCTGCGGGCCCTGCTGGGCCGGCCGCACCACGTGCCGGAGTCGGCCCAGGAGCCGGCCGAGCGCCGCACCGCGGTGCCGGGCGTGGCCACCGGGCTGGCGGTCACCGGGGCCGGCGGCGACGTCCTCTACATCGAGGCCTCGCTGGCGGACGCCGAGACCGGCTCGACCGGGCTGACCCTGACCGGCCAGCTGGGCGACGTGATGAAGGAGTCCGCGCACATCGCGCTCTCCTACCTGCGCTCACGCGGCGCCGAGCTGGAACTGCCGGTGACCGGGCTGCGCGAGCGGGGCATCCACCTGCACGTGCCGGCCGGCGCGGTGCCGAAGGACGGCCCGAGCGCGGGCATCACCATGACCACGGCGCTGGCCTCGCTGCTGTCCGGCCGCAAGGTGCGCACCGACGTGGCGATGACCGGCGAGGTGTCGCTGACCGGCCGGGTGCTGCCGATCGGCGGCGTCAAGCAGAAGCTGCTGGCCGCGGACCGCTCCGGGATCACCACGGTGATCATCCCGAAGCGCAACGAGGCGGACCTGGACGACGTCCCCGCCGAGGTGCTGGAGCGCCTGACGGTGCACCCGGTGTCCGACGTCCGCGAGGTGCTGCGGCTCGCCCTGGAGCCGGCCGAGGTGCTGGTGGCGGCGGCCTGA
- a CDS encoding GtrA family protein produces MPSPTQRVLAAVPERYRPFLVKHRTLVKFLVVGGTCFLLTMLINFGLKTTVLENKPVLALTVATVVTTVISYVLNRQWSFRAVGRKREAAGFFVVSALAVGVNDLPLVASRYVFDLRTPDVSHFAQEVADFFSGMIVGTLLAMAFRFWAMNRFVFTELAEREPDDRQRPGREPERV; encoded by the coding sequence ATGCCGTCCCCTACGCAGCGCGTGCTGGCCGCCGTCCCGGAGCGCTACCGGCCGTTCCTGGTCAAGCACCGCACGCTGGTGAAGTTCCTGGTGGTCGGAGGGACCTGCTTCCTCCTCACCATGCTGATCAACTTCGGCCTGAAGACCACCGTGCTGGAGAACAAGCCGGTGCTGGCGCTGACCGTCGCGACCGTGGTCACCACGGTGATCTCGTACGTGCTGAACCGGCAGTGGTCGTTCCGCGCGGTCGGGCGCAAGCGGGAGGCGGCCGGGTTCTTCGTGGTGAGCGCGCTGGCGGTGGGGGTGAACGACCTCCCGCTGGTGGCGTCCCGGTACGTGTTCGACCTCCGGACGCCGGACGTGAGCCACTTCGCGCAGGAGGTCGCCGACTTCTTCAGCGGGATGATCGTCGGCACCCTGCTGGCGATGGCGTTCCGGTTCTGGGCGATGAACCGCTTCGTCTTCACCGAGCTGGCCGAACGGGAGCCGGACGACCGGCAGCGGCCGGGGCGGGAGCCCGAACGGGTCTGA
- a CDS encoding ABC-2 transporter permease: MAHTAEPRKGFLGDLRDAVTPRAFFLVVAVLLLQLGFITSYVGALHHPTPHELSIAVVAPPEVAPKLVGALESVPDSAVRASALPDGDTARERIKDQKVYAAWVFDPTGTEDTLLVADARGPAAATAAEGVVTKLAAAQGRTVVVDDTIPLAGGDAEGLSAFYLVVGWCVGGYLVASILGISAGSRPANTGRALLRLGTLALYSVAAGLGGALIIGPILHALPGSIAALTGLGTLVVFSVGAVTMALECLFDVVGIGLAVLLFVVLGNPSAGGVFPPPLLPAFWRAIGEWIPNGAGTSAARSIAYLDSTHLTVPFLVLAAWAVGGVAVTFLAVARPPRFGRPIPAEG, translated from the coding sequence ATGGCCCACACGGCAGAGCCGCGCAAGGGATTCCTCGGCGACCTCCGGGACGCGGTCACCCCCCGCGCGTTCTTCCTGGTGGTCGCCGTCCTGCTGCTCCAGCTCGGCTTCATCACCTCGTACGTGGGCGCGCTGCACCACCCGACGCCGCACGAGCTGTCCATCGCGGTGGTCGCCCCGCCCGAGGTCGCGCCCAAGCTGGTCGGCGCGCTGGAGTCCGTCCCGGACAGCGCGGTGCGCGCCTCCGCGTTGCCGGACGGCGACACCGCGCGGGAGCGGATCAAGGACCAGAAGGTCTACGCGGCCTGGGTGTTCGACCCGACCGGCACCGAGGACACGCTGCTGGTCGCCGACGCCCGCGGCCCGGCCGCCGCCACCGCCGCGGAGGGCGTGGTCACCAAGCTGGCCGCCGCCCAGGGCCGGACCGTCGTGGTCGACGACACCATCCCGCTGGCCGGGGGCGACGCCGAGGGCCTGTCCGCCTTCTACCTGGTGGTCGGCTGGTGCGTGGGCGGCTACCTGGTCGCCTCGATCCTCGGGATCAGCGCCGGCTCCCGCCCGGCCAACACCGGCCGGGCGCTGCTGCGGCTGGGCACGCTGGCGCTGTACTCGGTCGCGGCGGGCCTCGGCGGCGCGCTGATCATCGGTCCGATCCTGCACGCGCTGCCCGGCTCGATCGCCGCGCTCACCGGGCTGGGCACCCTGGTGGTGTTCTCGGTCGGCGCCGTCACGATGGCCCTGGAGTGCCTGTTCGACGTGGTCGGCATCGGCCTGGCGGTGCTGCTCTTCGTGGTGCTGGGCAACCCCAGCGCGGGCGGCGTCTTCCCGCCGCCGCTGCTGCCCGCGTTCTGGCGGGCGATCGGCGAGTGGATCCCGAACGGGGCCGGCACCTCCGCGGCCCGCTCGATCGCCTACCTGGACTCCACCCACCTCACCGTGCCGTTCCTGGTGCTGGCGGCCTGGGCGGTGGGCGGCGTCGCGGTGACCTTCCTGGCGGTGGCCCGGCCGCCCCGGTTCGGCCGCCCCATCCCGGCCGAGGGGTGA
- a CDS encoding MarR family winged helix-turn-helix transcriptional regulator, producing MSDPLDRRNPAELAFLAVEREVATLFRRSRARAAETSRLVHPELEAGAYVLLGFIRESGRARVTDVGLHFGVGKATVSRQIRAIEELGLLRRETDPLDRRASLVSLTEEGERRFAAAREVRMARFRASLSGWELGELEQFARLLERFNELTEGV from the coding sequence ATGAGTGACCCCCTGGACCGGCGGAACCCCGCCGAACTGGCGTTCCTCGCGGTCGAGCGCGAGGTGGCGACGCTGTTCCGGCGCAGCCGGGCGCGGGCCGCGGAGACCTCCCGCCTGGTGCACCCCGAGCTGGAGGCCGGGGCGTACGTGCTGCTCGGGTTCATCCGGGAGTCCGGGCGGGCCCGGGTGACCGACGTCGGGCTGCACTTCGGGGTGGGCAAGGCCACCGTGAGCCGGCAGATCCGGGCGATCGAGGAGCTGGGCCTGCTCCGCCGGGAGACCGACCCGCTGGACCGGCGGGCTTCGCTGGTCTCGCTGACCGAGGAGGGCGAGCGGCGGTTCGCGGCGGCCCGGGAGGTGCGGATGGCGCGGTTCCGGGCCTCGCTGTCCGGGTGGGAGCTGGGCGAGCTGGAGCAGTTCGCCCGGCTGCTGGAGCGGTTCAACGAGCTGACCGAGGGGGTCTGA